AGTTGAATAGTCTATCTCGATCTGCTTGAGGTTTTGTAGCGTTGAGGATGGTAGAGACGCTAGGAAGGCGATCGCCATTTGTACTTAAGTAATATTGCTTGCCATTCTCGCGCACGGATTTGGCATGAATGCTAGGTAACAGCTGAATCTCAGATGGCATGAGTTAGATTATTTGCAGATCGATGCTGTTTCATTTTAATCGCCTTAATCGCTTTTCAATTATCTCTGTGCTTGCTTTGCACCTGTAGGCAGAAATACGGCTGAATCGTAGTAGGTGCGGAAGGCTTGTACTAATCCATTGTCAATTTCAATAATGCTGACACCTCGATAATGTACGTCTTCACCATTGGATAAAGTCCCTTGCGATCGCCACTCCATAACCGCAGTGTTGCTATCTGCGGTGACATGGGTGAAATCAGAGTGGATGCGATCGAACACTGAGAGATACTTTTGCCAAAATCGCCGCACGCCATCCTTTCCCTTGAGTGGTTCTACCATTGCTATGTTAGTCGCTTCTGCATCCTCGGCAAACATTTCAACTAATGGTTCTACATCGCCACTAGCTTCGATTTGCTGTAGCGTCTGCATAAAGCGATCGGCAATTTCACTCGTCATTTCGCTGAACTCCTATAACTTCCGTTCTAAAATTATTAATTTTTGTCAAGGTAGCTACCTCTATCTGTAGAGACATCAGGAAGTCAAAAGTCAAAAGTCAAAAGTCAAAAGTCAAAACGACAAATTCTTCCCTTTTTGGGGATGATTAGGGGGAATCGAGATCTCGATGCTTCAATTGCGTAACTCTCGAGCGCAAAAAAACCTAGCTACTGCGTGAAGCTAGGCAAGTTAATTCTGTGATTTTATAGACAGAAAAAAGTACAATAAGGGAGTAAGAAGAAATTTTCTTACTCCCTTATTGCTTATCCCTCTAAATTAACTTTGACCACTTTATTTTTTTCTGCCGTAGTCTTAGGGAGAGTCAGATTCAAAATTCCATCTTTATATTCTGCGGTAACGTTGGTGTTTTGAATCCGTGCTGGCAAAGGAAGGACACGCTGAAACTTACCGTAGTAAAATTCGCTGCGAGTCTTGCCGTTTTCTTCCTGCTTAGTTTCAGACTTGCGATCGCCACTAACGTAAACAGCAGCTTCTGTAACTTGCACGTCTAAGTCTTTAGCTTCCATCCCAGGTACTTCCAGTTTGAGGTAGACGGCATCTTCAGTTTCAGAAATTTCTGCGGCTGGCATTTTAGCAATGTTACCATTCACGACAGAATTAGATGCAAATGAATCTTCAAATAAGCGATCGATATGACGTTGCAGAGTATTCATTTCTTGCCAAGGATTCCAGCGAACAAATACCATAACTACACCTTAATTGATTGCTTTAAGTTTGTTTTCCGTGTTCTTGCTTCTTATCTTACTGGTGTAGAAAGTTCGAGGAAATTCGGTTTTTATGAATGCTGAAATGATGATTACCGAACTGAAAATATCAGTTGAAAGTTAGGTAAAAGTTTGTACGGATATCTGCAATATTAGGAGTGCGGGAAACCTAACCTAGTTCGACGCTTCGACTATCCCAGTTTCTGTTTTTCAATTATTTTTGGATTTCAAAACAACAACACCCAAGCATCTACTTGCTTAGCGATTTCCTCATGTTTGTAATCCTATCTGGGGTTGCACCGATCGCAATTCCTGTTCCGAGAAAGGTTAGATTGTCGGTTACATTGCCCTCTGTTTTCAACTAGGAGGAAATATCAGCGTTCGAGTTGGGTGTTGCTGTCGGTCGGTCGGACAGATAGTAAAACAGCTTCTTTTACCTCTTAACTCAGTTGATCTATCGGACTTTTGGCTGTTTATCTGCCACAGAAGCTATGGAAAGCTTCTATTTGTAAGATACTACTAACAACTGGAAAAACACATTTCCTGCAACTAATCTTTACTAATTTCAGTTATCAGTTATCATTTATCATTTATCAGCAAGTGAGGGTGAAACGATGCTCGCCAACTTTCATCTCAGTTCCCAGTACGGGTAGGACGAGATAAAAACCGCAACCATGCGCTCGGTACAATACGGCGCGATCGAGATCGATTCTACTCGCGTTTGTGCGTGCAGCGTGGCTCCACGGCTCATGCAATAATAACCAACTACCACACACTAGGCTGTTCAAACTGTTATTTCTGAGATTGTGGCAAAACGCAAACTCTTTTAAACTGCACTCTTATCGAGTATTTATTTGCGTTCTGGAAGCAATTCATGAGCAACGAGAGCGAGTACATTAGAGAACCTGAAGCCACGCGGGTAAGAATTCTCAGCGAAGCACTACCCTACATCCAAAAATTTGCCGGACGAATCGTCGTCGTCAAGTATGGCGGCGCAGCGATGAAAGAAAGCTCCCTGAAAGATAAAGTGATTCGCGATATCGTGTTTTTAACTTCTGTGGGAGTGCGCCTTGTCGTAGTTCACGGCGGGGGTCCAGAAATTAATAGTTGGTTAGATAAACTCGGCATTGAACCGCAATTCAAGCACGGACTGCGGGTAACGGATGCGCCGACAATGGACGTGGTAGAAATGGTGTTAGTTGGCAGGGTGAACAAGGAATTAGTTTCTCTGATCAACCGTGCTGGTGGTTCTGCAATTGGGCTATGCGGTAAAGATGCTAATTTAATCAAAGCCCGTCCTGAAGGTCGCGAGGGGATTGGCTTTGTCGGAGAAGTAACGAGTATGGACGTGCGGCTGTTGAATTCCCTACTCAAAGAAGGTTATATCCCGGTCGTATCCAGCGTAGCAGCAGACGAAAACGGACAGGCATACAACATTAATGCCGATACTGTAGCAGGAGAACTCGCCGCAGCCCTGGGAGCAGAAAAATTGATTTTACTGACAGATACAGCCGGAATTCTCAAGGACTACAAAGATCCTTCAACACTACTACCTAGATTGGATATTCAAGAGGCGCGAGATTTAATCGCTGCTGGTGTTGTCGGCGGCGGGATGATTCCCAAAGTTAAATGCTGCGTGCGATCGCTCGCCCAAGGAGTGCGTGCTGCTCACATTATCGACGGTCGCATTCCTCACGCCCTTTTACTAGAAGTCTTCACCGACGTAGGGATCGGTTCGATGATCGTTGCTTCTGAGTATACTTACTAGCCCCACATGTAACTTTCTCTTCTTCCCCCCTTATGCAAGGGGGGTGAGGGGAGATCTTTAAGTTTTCACACAGCGAGATCGCCAATAGCCTATCTGTAAGGATCGAGTCCATTTGGGATTGGGGGAGCAGGTATAACTTCTATAGTACGTATTCTTGGATACCCCACTTCATTTGGATAGCGATCGTGCGGATATCGGTCATACGAGCGATCGACATTGATAATCGTGATATTTTGGTCTCTGCTAGGAGCGGAATCGGGGTAGCGATCGAAGTAGCGATCGGCGGGTTTAGGAGTCATCC
This window of the Chroococcidiopsis thermalis PCC 7203 genome carries:
- a CDS encoding nuclear transport factor 2 family protein, with product MTSEIADRFMQTLQQIEASGDVEPLVEMFAEDAEATNIAMVEPLKGKDGVRRFWQKYLSVFDRIHSDFTHVTADSNTAVMEWRSQGTLSNGEDVHYRGVSIIEIDNGLVQAFRTYYDSAVFLPTGAKQAQR
- a CDS encoding Hsp20/alpha crystallin family protein, with the translated sequence MVFVRWNPWQEMNTLQRHIDRLFEDSFASNSVVNGNIAKMPAAEISETEDAVYLKLEVPGMEAKDLDVQVTEAAVYVSGDRKSETKQEENGKTRSEFYYGKFQRVLPLPARIQNTNVTAEYKDGILNLTLPKTTAEKNKVVKVNLEG
- the argB gene encoding acetylglutamate kinase; the protein is MSNESEYIREPEATRVRILSEALPYIQKFAGRIVVVKYGGAAMKESSLKDKVIRDIVFLTSVGVRLVVVHGGGPEINSWLDKLGIEPQFKHGLRVTDAPTMDVVEMVLVGRVNKELVSLINRAGGSAIGLCGKDANLIKARPEGREGIGFVGEVTSMDVRLLNSLLKEGYIPVVSSVAADENGQAYNINADTVAGELAAALGAEKLILLTDTAGILKDYKDPSTLLPRLDIQEARDLIAAGVVGGGMIPKVKCCVRSLAQGVRAAHIIDGRIPHALLLEVFTDVGIGSMIVASEYTY